Proteins encoded in a region of the Populus alba chromosome 13, ASM523922v2, whole genome shotgun sequence genome:
- the LOC118036515 gene encoding pentatricopeptide repeat-containing protein At1g09220, mitochondrial, translating to MTTCMRASCGKPRHLASMLRLRRPCVVYFTNKTMARTAKASLFILTSQRLFTTIKQEEQKRNHLLSLLLQNPTKTHQPTLQVHSFLLSTGLLNHSILLFNTLLRLYSFGDQPHLAFLLYKQLQEVYFHSSSLPPPSFDSFTYFFLVNTSTNCSCPILGTQFHSRIFKVGFQYHVYVQTALLNMYLSSGVLGDAMILFDEMPKRNVVTWNVMITGLVKWGKLEFASSLFDEMPEKNVVSWTGIIDGYVRNNKYSEGLSLFRRMVVCEGIKPTEITILAILPAISNMGELKSCSLIHGYAEKRGFNAFDIRVANSIIDCYSKCGCIASALKYFEDISVERKNLVSWTSIISGFAMHGMWKEAVEYFERMEKAGLKPNRVTFLSVLNACSHGGLVDEGLRCFYKMVNEHGVLPDIKHYGCVVDMLGRTGRLDEAEKMALEIPSEIVNVVIWRTLLGACSFHGNVEMGERVTRKIMEMERGYGGDYVLMYNIFAGAGRYEDAERLRKLMNKRNAFKLPGNSLV from the coding sequence ATGACTACATGTATGCGTGCAAGTTGTGGAAAGCCAAGGCACCTTGCCAGTATGCTTAGGTTGAGAAGGCCATGCGTTGTTTACTTCACAAACAAAACAATGGCAAGAACAGCAAAAGCATCCCTTTTTATCCTAACCTCACAAAGGTTATTTACAACAATCAAACAAGAAGAACAAAAACGAAACCACTTGCTCTCTCTGTTACTCCAGAACCCAACAAAAACCCACCAACCAACACTACAAGTCCACTCATTTCTACTATCCACTGGCTTATTAAACCATTCAATTCTGCTCTTCAACACCCTGCTTAGACTCTATTCTTTTGGTGATCAGCCCCACCTAGCTTTCTTGCTCTACAAACAGCTGCAAGAAGTTTACTTTCACTCTTCTTCATTGCCTCCCCCTTCATTTGATAGCTTTACCTACTTTTTCCTCGTAAATACTAGCACTAACTGTTCTTGTCCAATTCTTGGAACTCAGTTTCACAGTCGTATATTCAAAGTGGGTTTTCAATATCATGTTTATGTACAAACTGCTCTTTTGAATATGTACTTATCTAGTGGGGTTTTAGGTGATGCtatgattttgtttgatgaaatgcccAAGAGAAATGTGGTTACTTGGAATGTGATGATTACTGGGCTGGTTAAATGGGGTAAACTTGAATTTGCTAGTTCTCTCTTTGATGAGATGCCTGAAAAGAATGTTGTTTCATGGACTGGAATAATTGATGGGTACGTCAGAAACAACAAGTATAGTGAGGGTTTATCTTTGTTTCGAAGAATGGTTGTGTGTGAGGGTATAAAGCCTACTGAAATAactattcttgcaattttaccgGCTATTTCTAATATGGGGGAGTTAAAATCTTGCAGCTTGATCCATGGTTATGCAGAGAAAAGAGGATTTAATGCTTTTGATATACGTGTTGCTAATTCGATTATAGATTGTTATTCGAAATGTGGTTGCATAGCGAGTGCCCTTAAGTATTTTGAGGATATTTCGGTTGAGAGGAAGAATTTGGTGTCATGGACATCCATCATTTCCGGGTTTGCAATGCATGGGATGTGGAAGGAAGCGGTGGAATATTTTGAAAGGATGGAGAAAGCAGGTTTGAAGCCAAATAGAGTGACATTCTTGAGTGTTTTGAATGCTTGTAGCCATGGCGGATTGGTTGACGAGGGGCTTAGGTGTTTTTACAAGATGGTGAATGAGCATGGAGTTTTGCCTGATATTAAGCATTATGGGTGTGTAGTAGACATGTTGGGGAGGACAGGGAGGCTAGACGAAGCAGAGAAGATGGCTTTAGAGATTCCTAGTGAGATTGTTAATGTTGTGATTTGGAGGACCCTGTTGGGTGCATGTAGCTTTCATGGTAATGTTGAGATGGGTGAGAGGGTTACAAGGAAGATAATGGAGATGGAGAGAGGATACGGAGGTGACTATGTGCTTATGTATAACATCTTTGCTGGTGCTGGACGGTATGAGGACGCTGAGAGGTTGAGAAAACTGATGAACAAGAGAAATGCCTTCAAACTTCCTGGCAATAGTTTGGTGTGA
- the LOC118036514 gene encoding inactive protein RESTRICTED TEV MOVEMENT 2, translating to MEIKNEETCKVYYDDFEPFCRWKNDEQRILEIHLRGFKKQHLRVQVVEPDVVKITGERPTDCTLRSRFRKEIKIPKNLKTDEIRAKLCGDILQIILPKQTTAFPAKPCCTESTTRSECMPSNYLICIESSSATLKMNTKFALQVAGVLAVVVAFGAYAYKCCHSGHVEG from the exons ATGGAAATCAAGAATGAAGAAACCTGCAAGGTgtattatgatgattttgagccCTTTTGCCGGTGGAAAAATGATGAACAACGGATACTTGAGATCCATCTACGAG GATTCAAAAAACAACACCTGAGGGTCCAAGTAGTGGAGCCTGATGTTGTGAAAATTACTGGAGAGCGACCTACAGATTGTACTCTCCGGAGCCGCTTTCGTAAGGAAATCAAGATCCCAAAGAATTTGAAAACAGATGAAATTCGGGCAAAGTTATGTGGTGATATTCTTCAAATAATACTGCCTAAGCAAACAACTGCATTTCCTGCAAAACCATGCTGCACTGAAAGTACTACAAGAAGTGAATGTATGCCATCAAATTACTTGATATGCATAGAGAGTTCAAGTGCGACGCTAAAGATGAATACCAAGTTTGCTCTACAAGTTGCAGGAGTGCTTGCTGTGGTAGTGGCTTTTGGTGCTTATGCTTACAAGTGCTGTCACAGTGGTCATGTTGAAGGCTAA
- the LOC118036516 gene encoding U11/U12 small nuclear ribonucleoprotein 65 kDa protein: MAAFPSAQNFTNTQMQNFGFQGTEVKAESVESQVIVTLLIKHLPEDIPFDTLSRLFSHYGAFSVRPCNSGRLRNCAFVDFKSEGLAYQAHRQLNGLRFLGKVLSVERASKINEDSKFKQSEAQQGKDSVLPTSLMKDASVTRDVIEGLNFGSLPASESIAPRLGVDYPFPPHLEYAYPPPDGNILTNIVNALIAVPRFYTQVLHLMNKMNIPAPFRMALPTPPLPLPPPSPPPPPPPPCLTENSSLAEQSSSESEMESSDEEVDGKAPFGASGAVKQRRKYIKRKAIVGPAVDKDVVHESVGLKPASLVPKEIPIIKKKNTVLQIKIAPKVTHNEYKDDSIMTESEDPGIEGSDQKHYATVEEIDSKRLAPEEILSLPKFKNYTVGNPTSVLYIKNLDKEVVADDFFYIFGSLFGSIDAAKSGLSVKLMQEGRMRGQAFVTFSSVELAHQALNLVNGYVFKDKPMIIQFGRNPSATKPN, encoded by the exons ATGGCTGCTTTTCCTTCTGCACAGAATTTTACGAATACCCAGATGCAGAATTTTGGGTTTCAAGGCACAGAAGTGAAAGCAGAGTCAGTAGAATCACAAGTGATTGTTACCCTTTTGATTAAACACCTCCCTGAAGATATCCCTTTTGACACACTTTCAAGACTTTTCTCTCATTATGGTGCTTTCTCTGTCCGCCCTTGCAATTCTGGAAG ATTGAGAAATTGTGCGTTTGTGGATTTCAAGAGTGAAGGACTGGCTTATCAAGCGCATCGTCAGTTAAATGG GCTGAGGTTTCTTGGCAAGGTCTTATCGGTGGAGAGAGCTAGTAAGATAAATGAGGATAGTAAATTTAAACAAAGTGAGGCTCAACAAGGAAAGGATTCTGTACTACCAACATCTTTGATGAAGGATGCTTCTGTGACTAGAGATGTCATTGAAGGTTTAAATTTTGGGTCCTTGCCTGCTAGTGAATCAATTGCACCAAGGCTTGGTGTTGACTATCCATTTCCTCCTCACTTGGA GTATGCTTACCCTCCGCCAGATGGAAACATTCTGACCAACATTGTAAATGCTCTTATTGCTGTTCCTCGCTTCTATACACAG GTGTTGCATTTGATGAACAAAATGAATATTCCAGCTCCATTTCGAATGGCCCTGCCCACTCCACCTCTACCACTGCCACCACcctctcctccaccaccacccccTCCTCCTTGTTTAACTGAAAATTCTTCTCTGGCAGAGCAATCTAGTAGCGAGTCAGAAATGGAGTCTTCAGATGAG GAGGTTGATGGTAAAGCCCCTTTTGGAGCCTCAGGAGCTgttaaacaaagaagaaaatacaTTAAACGGAAAGCAATTGTAGGACCTGCAGTTGATAAAGACGTGGTTCATGAGTCTGTTGGCTTGAAACCTGCCTCCTTGGTCCCAAAAGAAATTccaattataaagaaaaagaatactGTGCTGCAG ATTAAGATCGCACCAAAAGTAACTCATAATGAATATAAGGATGATAGCATTATGACAGAATCTGAGGACCCAGGCATAGAGGGTTCAGATCAGAAACACTATGCAACTGTAGAAGAAATAGACAGTAAAAGGCTCGCTCCAGAGGAAATTTTATCACTTCCAAAGTTTAAG AACTACACAGTTGGGAATCCTACATCTGTTCTGTACATAAAGAACCTTGACAAAGAGGTGGTTGCTGATGATTTCTTCTACATATTTG GATCACTATTTGGAAGCATTGATGCAGCTAAAAGTGGCCTCAGTGTCAAGTTGATGCAG GAGGGAAGAATGAGGGGTCAAGCTTTTGTAACGTTTTCATCAGTTGAACTTGCCCATCAAGCTCTG AATCTAGTGAATGGATATGTATTCAAAGACAAGCCGATGATCATACAATTTGGTCGGAATCCTTCAGCTACGAAGCCAAATTAG
- the LOC118036504 gene encoding LOW QUALITY PROTEIN: blue copper protein 1a-like (The sequence of the model RefSeq protein was modified relative to this genomic sequence to represent the inferred CDS: deleted 2 bases in 1 codon), whose translation MKEMPDHDERLKLTLEIKRCLLTIKVAYLQWLLVTIILPTLTMAAEHIVGDDKGWTVNFNYTTWASGKVFHVGDTLVFKYQPPHNLYKVDGNGFKNCVASGEALTSGNDIITLGSTGKKWYICGLGKHCSELGQKLVINVEGEAPAPTPIPNAAYGLAASGYQIIVAAVAVVAGMIVA comes from the exons ATGAAAGAGATGCCTGATCATGATGAGCGGCTTAAG CTGACATTAGAAATCAAGCGTTGTCTCTTAACAATTAAAGTAGCATATCTCCAATGGCTTCTAGTCACAATTATCCTTCCCACGCTCACCATGGCAGCTGAACACATTGTTGGTGATGACAAAGGGTGGACTGTTAATTTTAACTACACAACTTGGGCTAGTGGCAAAGTATTTCATGTTGGTGACACACTAG TGTTCAAGTACCAGCCACCACACAATCTCTACAAGGTGGATGGCAACGGCTTTAAGAACTGTGTAGCTTCCGGAGAAGCTCTGACCAGTGGAAATGACATAATAACACTAGGCAGC ACAGGAAAGAAATGGTACATTTGTGGGCTTGGCAAACATTGTTCCGAGCTTGGCCAGAAGCTAGTCATTAACGTGGAAGGTGAAGCTCCAGCACCTACTCCAATACCTAATGCTGCTTATGGACTTGCTGCATCAGGCTATCAGATTATTGTGGCAGCAGTGGCTGTGGTCGCAGGAATGATCGTGGCATGA